In a single window of the Gimesia sp. genome:
- a CDS encoding DUF2750 domain-containing protein: MSYQVNEKEFENVIRLPSFDRYQYFLNRVADWEEVWSVGHAEGWRMMSDAEETVCIPVWPARAFAEACCQGDWSGDEPRVISLDDWMTRWLPGMCDDGRKVAVFPLPSDQGLVLEVERLREDLEETLEQYG; encoded by the coding sequence ATGAGCTACCAGGTTAACGAGAAAGAATTTGAGAATGTCATTCGGTTACCGTCCTTTGACCGTTACCAGTACTTTTTGAACAGGGTGGCGGACTGGGAAGAGGTCTGGAGTGTGGGCCACGCGGAGGGCTGGCGGATGATGAGCGATGCGGAGGAGACGGTCTGCATTCCGGTCTGGCCGGCGCGGGCGTTTGCGGAAGCCTGTTGTCAGGGGGACTGGTCCGGGGATGAGCCTCGGGTGATTTCGCTCGATGACTGGATGACCCGCTGGCTGCCCGGTATGTGTGACGACGGCAGAAAAGTGGCCGTCTTTCCCCTGCCCTCTGACCAGGGGCTGGTGTTGGAGGTAGAACGCTTGCGTGAAGATCTGGAGGAAACGCTGGAGCAGTATGGATAG